DNA from Brassica napus cultivar Da-Ae chromosome C4, Da-Ae, whole genome shotgun sequence:
attaagttttaatgcatattttcaccACAACTACATACATTTTGCATCCAACATATATCTGATTTTCTTGGATGATTGGTTCTGAATCCAAATGCAGTATTAAACGTGAGGCCAAATTGACCATACTACATGCCATTTGCAACCATATGTTGCATCCAAATGCATAAACGAAAAATTACCATAATATCAGAACAGAGAGTAACctgaaaaatatattgaagttaaaatTACCTGATCAATGGTTTCAAATTTAGAAGGTGGAGTGTTATAGACGGCCTTTAGTCTCTCAGCCGGAGGGGCAGCATAGACTCTACTCATCTTCTTCTCAAGAAGTGTAATCATAGAGTCTTCAACTGCCCAAATCCCCGGTTTTTCCCCATCTTCTGACCCAAACCACCCGGAAGAGTCTGCCTTCATTGCATCAGAAGGAGACAATAGCTCGAAAGGCGAAGATAATGGAGGACTGGGGCAATAGGAGCAGCCCTTAAGCCCTTGAATTCCAGCACCATTCCGTTTCTTGAATATCAAGGAACTTATAATCCCCGGTTTAAGGGAAACCGGTTTGCGACCGTTGTTCTTCATCACCACAGCTGTAGCTATGCTTACTGGATAGAGAGAGACGATGTAGGTTATGTCAAGAAATCCGGCCGTACAGCTCAGTTCAATCTGAGAAACGTAAGCCACAAGATTTCATCATTTGTCTcaacaaaaaaagatttgattGGGTGTATTTAGGTAGTACCAAATCTCACCTGAAGAGCATCAATGGCGTCTGAATCAGTGTCCTTAACAGTCCAATTACAACCTGATAGTACTGaagaagcttcttcttcgtttatGATGATAAGACCAACCCCGCCTCGGGTTATATTACTGTCCTCTACTGTGTAAAGGACTTCCTCGAATCCGTCGTCTTTCCAGTATACTTTTGGTTGATATGAAATAACATGAGCATCTGCTAGACTCAGCTTTAAAGAGCTTCCGTTTCTGACCTTCAGCTCGACCATGTTTGGTCCCGAGAACTTTATGCCCTTTCGTCCAAATTTTTCTTCAAGCCCTTCAGTTATTGTCTGGGTCTGAGGAGCTGAAGTCGAAGTCTTTACAGCTTT
Protein-coding regions in this window:
- the LOC106396454 gene encoding photosynthetic NDH subunit of subcomplex B 2, chloroplastic-like, which translates into the protein MASLTSFSSLLQPKVSFSSTLKPKAVKTSTSAPQTQTITEGLEEKFGRKGIKFSGPNMVELKVRNGSSLKLSLADAHVISYQPKVYWKDDGFEEVLYTVEDSNITRGGVGLIIINEEEASSVLSGCNWTVKDTDSDAIDALQIELSCTAGFLDITYIVSLYPVSIATAVVMKNNGRKPVSLKPGIISSLIFKKRNGAGIQGLKGCSYCPSPPLSSPFELLSPSDAMKADSSGWFGSEDGEKPGIWAVEDSMITLLEKKMSRVYAAPPAERLKAVYNTPPSKFETIDQGRGLFFRMIRMGFEDMYVGSPGSMWDKFGKQHYFVCTGPASMLVPIDVGAGETWRGAMVIEHDNL